CTAACAACCCAGATTACACGACTCGGAATGAGCGACCGGATTCGACTACTTGGTGCACTGGAGCCCTCGGCTCTCGAACATCAATACGCACAGGCAGATCTTTTTGTGCTTGCGTCGCATTACGAGGGATATGGCATGGCCTACGCACAGGCCATTGCCCGGGGACTACCGGTCATCGGAACAACAGGCGGCGCGACCGCTCAGACGGTCGCCCCCGGAACCGGCATTCTGGTCGAACCCGGTGATGTCGAATCGCTTTCAAAGGCAATTGCCCAGTTGCTCTCGCATCCCGAGCAGCGGCAGAAGATAGCTCAGGCATCGCGCAAGCATGCGCACGAACTTCCTTCGTGGATCGAATCAGCACGACGGTTCAGCGAGTCGCTCATCAAAAGCGACACACAACCAGCTGCTCCTGACCCAGCGCAAACGTGCTCGCACTAAATCGCCTGGCAGCAGCAAGGTCCCGGACCGGCGCAAGCCGTAATCCGGGCGTACCCTCACCCAGCAGGACTGGCGCCACAATCAGATGCAAGTAATCGAGGCAGTCCGCCTGAAGGAATCGGGTCACAGTTGTTGCCCCACCCTCGACCAGCACCTTGTACCATCCCTGACGAGCCATCCAGTCCAGTAATTCGCCTGGCGCAATGTCGCCCCCTTGTTCGCCAAGACTGACAACTTCCACGCAGTCAGGCAACCCTTTGACATGGGTGACCCCCGCTGTCATCAGTACCTTGCGCACATCTCCTTCACTGAACATGCGGGCCTCTACTGGAACACGCCCCTTCGGATCAATCACAACACGGTCCGGGTCAGGTCCTTCAACCAGTCGAACATTCAGGCGTGGGTCATCGGCGTGAACAGTCCCGACTCCCACCAGCACGACATCGGCCCAGGCGCGCAAGCGATGTAGATGCTCCAGCCCTGCCTGACCGTTAATGTACTTGGACTTTCCAGTCGCAGTCGCGATCTGTCCGTCCAGAGATTGACCCAGTTGTGCAATGACAATCTGGCCACTTTGCGGGAACTTGTCAATAAGGATTTCAGACCAAACAGGCCCGGTGTGCGCTTTTTGTTGCATAACTGTAAAAGTCACTGCTTATCAGAATGGACATTGGGGTCACTACTAGGGTTTAGCAGTAAGATTACTTCGTTGACAGATTCTTCTGTCTGTGATTTCCCTTCCTCCATTACGCTCATGAATATTCCTGCAGCAACTCTTTCAGAAATTTTAAGGGCAGAATCGACTGCCCTGACTCGTCTGGATCGTGTGATCAGCGAGTTACGACGATCCGGAATCATTCTGGTTCGTGCGGGTCAGGAAGCATATTGGATCAGTTCTGCGGAGACTGTCAACGAAACGGCTCTTGAAACTTTCATGCAACTTGCCAGTGGCGAGCCCAGTCTGGTCATTACCGGTCAGCGCGCAAGTCGCCTTGGATTTGACGTGGAACGTGACGCGACTGTCTACTGCCTGCACGGTTTTGACGTCATCACACAAACGCTGATCGAGCGAATCGCTGATCCAGCGAGTCCGCTCTGGGCATCGGAAGCAGCAGCGTTTGATCTGGAAGACGTCACGGTGACCCGAGGTGGAAAAGTCGCCCAGGCTGTCATCGCCTTGTCCAAGCACGCAGGCCTGCTTCCGGCGGTACTGGCTACGAAAGCTGATACGTCAGGATCGTTTGACAGCGTGCTGGAAATTTCATCTGAAGAAATCTGGCAAGGTCTGCATGAGGCGACTCGCCAGTTGCAAGTTGTTGCTCAGGCTCGAGTCCCTCTCGAGGACTCGGAAAATACGCGCATCGTCGCCTTCAGACCTCTTGACGGTGGCTCGGAGCATCTGGCAATCATTGTCGGTGAACCAGACCTGAATGCACCCGTTCTGATCAGGATTCATTCCGAGTGCTATACCGGGGACCTGCTTGGCTCGCTGCGGTGTGATTGCGGACATCAGTTGCGAGGAGCGATCGCTCTGATGGCAACGGCTGGCAGCGGCATTGTTCTCTACATGGCACAGGAAGGTCGCGGCATCGGACTGATCAACAAACTGCGTGCCTACAAACTTCAGGATCAAGGACGTGACACAGTCGATGCCAATCTGGACCTGGGATTTGAGGAAGACGAAAGGGATTATCACGGTGCCGTGCAGATGCTCAAGCTGCTAGGAGTCAAACAAGTGAGACTTCTGACCAACAATCCGCGTAAAGTGGACTCACTGACCAGTCTTGATGTCGAGGTGGTTGAGAGAGTTGCCCACATTTTTCCGGCTAACCGTCATAATCGTGGCTATCTGTACACCAAAGGATCGCGCAGCGGTCACCTGTTCAATCTCACAGAACTTGAAACGGATCCGCACAAGGCCTGACGCCTCACCGCAGCTGACCGCCTCCAGTCGCCCCCAACCAAACGGTTGAGGGCGACTTTTTTTTCACCCGCAAAGCAAGCACACGCTCAGGCAGAATCGGGCAGCCAGAGCGTAAACACAATCTGATGATCCAGAACCTGACAAGTCAGGCTGCCACCGAGCATTTGTACCAGGCGTCTGCACAGGTGCAAGCCCAGGCCGGAGCCGGACAATCCGGTCGCTGTCGGGCCTCTGACATACTTCTCGAAGATAGCCCTGCTGTCCGGTGGTTGATTCCCCAGAAACTTGTTCGTAACGGTCAGACTCGTGCCCCGAGCAAACCGTCCAGTTGCCGTACCAAGTTCAACCTTGACACGGGCCGTCGCTGGTGAATACTTGATCGCGTTGTCGACTAGATTGTGTATCACGACCGACAACAGCTGACGATCAGAGTCCACCATCACGGAGTCGACATCGAGATCGACTTTGCCTGGCTCCAGACATGCGTCCGTGACCTCCTCAACCATCTCGGCAAGATCAAACGATTCGTTGACAACACTCAGACGCTGCTCGTCAATCTGCGTCGACAATCTGCAACGGTCAATCACCTCGGACATGGTACGCAAGGCTCTCTCCAGACGTACGCGCTTCTTGTCAGGGAAACTCAGAGTGTCAAGCGTTAGCTGAATCACGCTGATAGGCGTTTTAAGCTCATGAGAGAGCATGTCCATGAACTGCCTTTGCTCATCGAGCTTGAGCTGATGGTCCCGCAACCCTTGCTCGACTCGTTCGAGCTTGAGTTGGTCAGCAATCGCGCTTTTCTCCATCTCGCTAGAACGTCTGTAAAGAAAGACGCCCATGATGATGGCACTGACCACGCCTTGCGTGGTGAGCGCGTTTATGTAGAAATCGACGCTCTGCCCCCAGCCAAGCAATGGCATGATAACGATCGCCAGAGCCAGTGCCAGTGCGTTGTAGGCGACTCTCAGGGCAATACGTCCTGGAACGGCATCCACCTTCGTGGAGTAACCGAGCCATAGCAATGTTGGAATGAAAAACAACAAATTGATCGTGCCGAGCTGCAACCCCTGTCGCGGGAATCCAAACAGAATCAGCGTGATTTCGATTGCTGCCAGGAAGATCAAAAAATCCAGGACTCGAACTGCCCACCGGCTGGGCTGAAACGGCCGGATCAGCATGCGATGAAAGAGCATGGTCACAGCGATCGACCCCTGAATAATGACGGAGGTCAACAGATCGAGATTGAATGAGTGCGGCAGAAACACCGCCAGATAACCCATCAGCGCCAGACTGAACAGAATCTGCATGACCTGAACGGCCACGAACCAGCCAACCAGCGCCTCCCGTCGTACGATGAAGTCGCTAGTCGCCCATAACAGAATCGCAAACATCAGGCCGATGAAAGGAACCTGAAAGCTCTGAGTCCGCATGTTCTGGACATACCAGTCGGAAAACGTCAGCACCTGGACCTCGATCATGGCCGTGCTGGTCGTCTTGACCCGCAGGTAATAGGTAGTTTCCTGTCGGGGCTCAATCTCGAAAATATGAGATTCGTTCAGGCGCTCGTCACCCTGATTGTGCACCCTGTCTCCCGCAACCTGGGTGCTCCAGACACCCGGTACCGCAGTGGACGTGTAGAGCGTCAGAGTGTCCAGAAAATGCGGCTTGACCGTCAGATACAGCGGTTTGTCTGACGCCTTCACGCGGATACGTAGCCATATGACCGAGTCCGTATAGCCTTCGCTGAGCATGCCATCGAAGACGGTGAACGATTGCGCCATGACCTCGTCAACCGTCAGTCTTCCTGACGAGTCATCATAGTACGCAGTCTGCAGCAGAAAACTCTGTGCCGACGCCGCGCAGGAGACGGCCAGCATCACCAGACACATCAGAAATCCGCGAAACATCCGATCGACGATCAATTGCTGGCCTCGACTACGTATCACGCCACAAAGGGCTCTTCAGGCACTCTGAACTGAAGAATACCAGTCGGCCACGTTCATTCGCCGCAAACGCAAGCATTCACCCCAGGTCGCACGACTCGCCATCCAGAAATCAATCAGTCATACTTTATCCAGACAACCCTCTCACTGCTGGAATCTCAACATGGCCAATGCAGACAATCAATCCGACAAACCTGGCTTGCCGGGTCAGCAACAAGGGCAACAAAGCAGATCAGGACAGGCTGAATCCCGGTCTGGGCAATCCGGCGGCCTGTCCAGAGGTCTGACCCAGTACGGAGATGCAGGCTTCTCTATGTTTTTACGCAAAGCCTTCATCAAAGGAGCTGGCTATACCGATCAGGTGCTGAACAAGCCCATTATCGGTATAGCAAGTACTGGCAGCGCTTACAACCCGTGTCACGGCAACATGCCGCAACTGCTCGAAGCACTCAAACGCGGCATAATGCTCGCAGGAGGGCTGCCGATGGAGTTTCCAACCATCTCGCTGCACGAGAGCTTCTCCAGGCCAACCAGCATGTACCTACGCAATCTGATGTCAATGGACACAGAGGAGATGGTTCGCGCCCAGCCAATGGATGCTGTGGTGCTGATCGGTGGCTGCGACAAGACCGTGCCGGCCCAGTTAATGGGTGCGGCCAGTGCCGGCATTCCTGCCATTGAGCTCATCACAGGCTCAATGCTCACCGGTTCGCATCGGTCGGAGCGTGTCGGTGCCTGTACTGACTGTCGTCGCTTCTGGGGCAAATACAGGGCGAACGAAATCGATGCAAACGAAATCAGAGAGGTCAACGACCAGCTCGTTGCAAGTGTCGGCACATGCTCGGTGATGGGAACCGCCAGTACCATGGCCTGCCTGTCCGAGGCACTTGGCATGACCGTACCGGGAGGAGCCTCACCGCCAGCCGTTACGGCAGACCGGATGCGCATTGCTGAACAGACCGGAACCGCTGCGGTCGACATGGCTCGGCGGGGGTTGACAATCGACCAGATTCTGACGGCCGATGCATTCGAGAATGCAATGCGTGTGTTACTTGCCATTGGCGGTTCAACCAACGGTCTCATCCACCTGACTGCAATCGCCGGTCGCACGGGCTACACCATCGATCTGGAAGCATTTGACAGAATGGGGCGAGAGACACCGGTGCTGGTCAACCTCAAACCCTCTGGACAACATTACATGGAAGATTTTCATGCGGCCGGCGGCATGACGACCTTGCTGCGCGAGCTTAGGCCGCTTTTACATCTGGATGCGATGACCGTGACCGGCAGAACGCTCGGAGAAGAGCTCGATGCCCGCCCTGATTCCTTCGACCAGACTGTCATCCGTCCACTAAGCAACCCCGTCTATCCGCAAGGTGGGATGGCCGTACTCAGGGGCAACCTTGCGCCAGGCGGTGCAATCATCAAACAATCAGCTGCTGATGCCGGGTTGATGGAGCATGAAGCACGGGCTGTCGTGTTCGAGAACGCGCAGGATCTCGCTGACCGCATTGACGACCCAGACCTGGACATCTGCGACCAGGACATCATCGTTTTGAAGAACATCGGTCCGAAGGGAGGCCCTGGTATGCCCGAAGCAGGATACATACCTATCCCGGCCAAGCTCGCCCGCGCTGGCGTCAAGGACATTGTCAGAATTTCTGATGGACGCATGAGTGGAACCGCCTTTGGCACCATCGTTCTGCACGTCACGCCGGAGTCTGCTGACGGTGGCCCACTCGCCTGGGTGCAGACAGGGGATCGCATCAGACTGAGCGTGGCCAGGCGAGAGCTCAGCCTGCTGGTCAGTGAAGAGGAGCTGGCGCAGAGAAAGCATCAGAACCCGGTTTCACCACGCGGGGCAGCCAGGGGCTACGAGAAACTGTACTTTGACGAAATCAACCAGGCGGATGAGGGCGTTGATTTCCGGTTTCTTGCCAACCCTGACGCCAAAGGCTCCATACCGCGCACCTGAGATCCGCTGAACAAGGGAGCGAACAGAAGCTCTTTTACTGGGACCGGGGACCTTGATCAGGCGGCCCGGCCTGACCGCGTCGCATGATCAACCGGTCAAGGCGTTCGATCCGGTGCCTGTGCGGAGTCGTAATAGCATAAAAGTTCTCCTGAAGATCATCTGACTGCCCGACTACGGTCAGCATTCCTGTCCCCAGCTCGTCCTGCACTACGACTTCCGGCAGCAACGTCAACCAACCACTGTCACGCGCAATCAGACGGAGCATGGCCATGTCGTCAACCTCGGCACGAATCCTTGGTTTCACATCGGCTGCAATACACAACGCCTCAAACTGCCCCCTGAGTGCGTGACGCAATCCTGGCACGGCAATCTCGATGCCATCCAGATCCTCAGGTATTCGCAGGGATCGCGCCTGCCACGGATTCGCAGGCCCCACCACACAGATCGCCTGACTACCCAGAAACCGGCATAGCAAGGGACGCTGTGCATCAGACGAAACCGGTTCGTTGGCTAGCACCAGATCCAGCTGATGCCTGATCAGTCGATCCAGCAGCCCTTCCAGCAATCCGGACTCAAGTGTCAGCGTGACAGTTGAATCGCTCAAAAGCGGCCGAAGCAGGTTCTCCTGGTAGTTTCTTGACATGGTGGCCACGCTGCCTACCCGGACCGAGACCAGACCATCGCGGCTTCCCTGAAGTCTGCCAAGCATCTCCTGACCGAGCCCAAAGATGTTTTCTGCGTACGAGAACACCATCTGACCCGTGGCTGTCAATGTGAGCGAGCGCCCTGCACGTTCGAACAATGACTCACCCAGTCGATCTTCAAGTTGCCGGATCTGGGCCGAAAGTGCTGACTGGGAAATATGGATCTGGTTTGCGGCCTGGGTCAGATGGCCAAGCTTTGCCACCCGCCAGAAGTAGAACAGGTGATTGAAATTCAGTTGTTTCAAGTCCATTTTCAAGTTCATGCGGTTCACCTTTCTCTGCTTTCGGATCGACCTGCATCAGGTCTGGCGACACAAGGCGCGAGACGTGCACGAGGTAGTTCGACATTCACTTGCCTTGATTGTTCTTTATAAAAGAACAATAGATTCTTATATATGTATTTTACAGAACAACCAAGCGCCTTCATCATGAGATCTGTTCGACATCCGACCACCTTATTCCTCCCCACACCATGTCATTCACCATTGCTCTTGTCTCGGGCCTGGCTCTGTTTGTACCGAGCGTCCTGATTCTCTACGCGATCGCGCTCACGGCCAGACAAGCCACTGACTCGTCTGCCCATGCAGCATGGAAAAAGTTCAGGCGACTCACTGCCATCACCGCGCTCGCATCCCTGATCGCAGCTGTGGCAGTCTGGGTAGCTCACCCAGGCACAGACCCTGTCTGGATCATTCAGGACTGGCTTGGGTTAACCCGCTTCTCAGTCATCTTCGCCTTGCTGGTGCAGGGTCTAGGTCTTGTGATCAGCACCTTCTCGGCTCGCTATCTGGAAGGCGAGCACAGACAGATCTACTACATCACCTGGCTGGCATGCGTACTTGGTTCGGTTCAAGTGCTCATATTTGCACAACACTGGATCATCCTGATCACCGCCTGGTCTGCCGTTGGCCTCTCCATGCAGAAGCTGCTCTGCTTTTACCCGGACCGCCCGTTTGCGCTTCTGGCCGCCCGCAAGAAGCAGTTGGCCGACCGGATTGCAGATCTTCTGCTCATACTGGCCGCAGGACTGATCTGGTTCGAAGTGGGGCAGGGTTCGCTTGCCGCGCTGGAAAGCCACCTCGCAGCAGGCTCGGCAGGACTGACACTCCAGATTGGCTCAATACTGCTAGTCGTGGCCATCCTCATTCGCACCGCACTGTTGCCAGCCCATGGGTGGCTGACACAGGTCATGGAGGCCCCGACTCCCGTGTCCGCACTGTTGCACGCAGGTGTTGTCAATCTTGGCGGATTTGTGCTGATACAACTGGCTCCGCTACTTGACTCAGTCATCTGGGCCAGATGGATCCTGATTGTGATGGGCCTTGCCACCACATTGCTGGCCGGACTGGTGATTCTGACCCGTGTCAGCATCAAGGTGCGACTCGCATGGTCAACCATCGCCCAGATGGGATTCATGGTGCTCGAGTGTGGTCTTGGACTTTATACCCTGGCAGCCCTTCATCTGATTGGTCACTCGCTTTACAAAGCACACGCATTCCTGCGAGCGTCAAGCACTGTACAGGACACCCGGGTACGTCGCATGCATCAGCCTGTCCAATACACCTGGCCAAACCTGGTAGCCGCTCCGGCACTGGCCTTGCTGATCACGATTCCAATGATCAGCCTGCCAGTCCAAAGCACCGGTGCGACGGGTCTGCCAATCTGGTGGGCTGTCTTGTTGGCCATGGCCTGGTCGCCCTTGTTCTGGCAAGGCCGGCAACCCGCGAACCTTCACCGGTTCTCCTTCAGAATCCATCTCTGGAAACTGGCAAGCACCTTCGCACTCATTGTCATGCTCTCACTGATCATCAGGATCACCCATCTGGTGCCACTCGGGGTGACTGACTCACCCGCACCGATCGCTGGATGGGTGAGCGCGCTGGCAATGAGCGCTTTCTACGCAGTTCTGGTCTGCATGCAGGTCTGTCCTGCCAGGCTGGAAACGCTCAGGCGCTGGAGCTACGCCGGGTTCTATGTTGACGAGCTCTATACCCGCATGACGTTGCGTCTGTGGCCGGGTCAGTGGATGCCCGATCAATCAAATCGACGCACAGCCAGCCGGCTCTGGATGGCAGGCGGCGATAGGCCGACCATGCCCTGAAAGACTGAGTTCGAGACGACTCACACCTGCACGTCAAAAATCATTTCTTACGGAACGGCATCATGAGCACCACTGCGATATTTGAGGACAGGGACACCAGCACGGCGGTCAATGCGCGGATGCGGTTGACATGCAAGCGGGCCGCTGCACAAGCCTGCCATGCGATCGCCCCTGCCTGGCCACTGGACCAGTCCATCGCTGTCAACCCTTATCACCAGCGAACAGAACGACCGCTGCGTGAGATCGCTACCAGAATGGCGGTGTTTGCGGGCATCCATGTCTTCCCGCCGCGCGCATACTTTCGGCAAGCCTGGCAAGACGGAAGGATTCACATCCAGGATCTGGAACAGGCACTCAGAGGGTGCGGTGCCACAGGACAGGATGGACAGTCAGCCGATCACGCGTTAAGCACTCGTATCTGCATTCAGGCACTGAACACTGAACCCGCTTTGCCACGCCTGCCCTTGCTGATGGATGTGCTAGACGATGACCCGGGGCGCCACACACGCCTGAACTGGCGTCAGGCCATCACGCACCAGATCAGTCAGACCTGCGCAGCGTACTTCGATCAGGATCAAGCAGACTGGCATCCTGATCGCGACCAGGGTCTCTACACATTCTGGCGCAAGACTTTGAGCAGGGATCACGGGATCGGTACACTGATGGGGTTACCTGATCTTGGACTAGCCACACGTTCAATCGCGATTGACGCCGACGCTGCGCTTACCCGTGTCCTGGGCCGAATCGGCCTGCCAGAGGCCGTCTGGGCTGACTACTTCGAAGCCGTCCTGCTAACGGTCAATGGCTGGGCCTCCTGGTGTGCCCATCTTGGTTGGCAGGCGCGTCTTCGTGGCGAGAAGGACAACCATCTGCATCAACTACTTGCCATTCGCCTTGCGTGGGGCGCCTTGCTCCTTGAGTGTAAAAGTGCAGACAGCTCCAGACACGCATTCGCAGCCATGAGAAGCCAGTGGGCACGCGCCTCTGAAACCCTGCGGCAAGCAGACAGCACGCTACACATCGACGAGATCTGGCAGTCTGCGCTGGACATCAGCTACCAGCGTAAACTGCTCGCCAAACTGAGGACACCAGCACCGCGGCTCCCCGTAACCGACGCCCCGTCGTGCCTTGCCTTTCAGGCTGTGTTCTGCATCGATGTCCGCAGTGAACCCATGCGGCGTGCGATCGAAACGGTCAATCCGCAAGCCCAGACCATTGGCTTTGCCGGATTCTTTGGGATGCCCGTGTTGTACACACCTGCGGGCACGTCAGCCAGCAGAGCACAACTGCCGGGCCTGTTTACGCCCTCCATGAACGTGACCGATCGCGTGATCACGCCAGTTACGCCAGTTACGCCAGCAAGACAGTCTGTGTCACTCAGCCAGACAAAACTGCTTGATCGCCGGTATCGCAACTTTGCGAGCGGACAACCGTGGCAGGCAGCCAGCCACTGGCCCAGCGCAGCGTTCTCGTTTGTCGAGACGCTCGGACTCACCTATGTCAGAAAGCTTTCCGGCTGGCTTTTGCCGTCAGAAAGCAAAGCGGCAAACGATGATCTGACAGGGGTTCCGGCCAGATATCGCTCAATTCTGCGACCAGTTCTTACCACCCCCGATCTCGACACGAAAATCTCTCTTGCAGCAGGCATCCTGAGCACGATGGGATTGCTCAGGTTCGCCCCAGTGGTACTCCTGGTTGGACACGAAAGTCAGTCTGCCAACAATGCACATGCATGCGCACTTGACTGCGGCGCCTGTGGCGGCCAATCGGGTCAAGTCAATGCGAGAGCCCTTGCCAGCCTGCTCAACGAACAGGGTGTACGCAAAGGACTAAAACAACTCAGCGTTGACATTCCTGAACATACAGCATTCGTCCCCGCCGTTCACAACACGACAACAGACGAGATAACGTGCTTTGACCTTGACCTGCTGCCAGAATCAATTCAGCAGCAGTGTGCCCAGATCCAGAAGCAATTCAGACTCGCTGGGGACAAGGCCCGGGCAGAAAGAGCAGGGTCACTCGGACTGGAACCGTCTCTATCGGAGTCAAGCCTGCTAAAGAGCTTGCGCCGGCGGGCCAATGATGGTGCCCAGACCCGTCCCGAGTGGGGCTTGGCTGGCAATGCGGCCATCATCTTCGGCCAGCGTGATCTCACAAAAACCCTGGATCTCCAAGGCAGGGTCTTTCTGCATGATTACAACCGGCGCGCAGATCCGCAGGGAGCCGTTCTTGAAGCCTTGCTGACCGGACCTTTGATGGTTGCCTGCTGGATCAACTGGCAATATCACGCCAGCACCAGCGATCCCGATCACATGGGTAGCGGCAATAAAGTTCTTCACAACGTCGTAGGGGGCCGCATCGGTGTCTTTGAGGGAAACGGCGGTGACCTGAGGATAGGGCTATCCCGACAGTCACTTCACGACGGCACCTCCTGGCGGCACGAACCAGTCAGACTGACGGTGATCGTCGATGCGCCCAAAGAACGTATCGATACCATCCTGAATCGACACCTGAACGTGGCCAGCCTGTTGCACAACCACTGGATCCACCTGTGGCAAAGAGACCCGGACGGATCTATCCACCGTTTCGTGTCAGGTCAAAAGGGGAAATGGGTGACAGTACAGGACTGAGGTAATGAACTTGTCACCCTAATGACTACATTCGGCGCCGTCCCATTCATGACCCGGTTTGGATGAGAGAGGCATACCCATTCAGGCACAGTTGCCGAAACTCACATAGGTTTTATGACTCTGACCGATGACACTTCGCTGAGCAGGCCGTTGCGGCCGCACAACAACGACATTCGGACATGGAAAAAACTGTCATCTTCTGGTTCAGAAGCGACCTGCGGCTTCACGACCAACCTGCCTTGAAGGCAGCCATCGATTCTGGTGCAAGCACGATACTGCCGGTTTACTGTCACCTGGACCAGGACATGGCCTCGCCCTGGGGATTCGCAAGACAACAAGGACTGCATCGACGGTACTGGATACAGCGTGCACTGCAAGGCCTCGAACGCGAGTTGACCGGACTTGGCAGCACCTTGCTTCACTGCCTTGGTGCCCCGGAGAAAGTACTTCCCGAACTCGCCCGCTCCATCGGGACCCGCAGGATCTACTGCGAGTCGATCGCCGCCCCCTATGAAGAACAGGAAGTCGTCGCACTACGCGCAGCAGGGTTGTCCGTCACGACAGTCTGGCAAAGCTCGATGCTGGATCCGTACGATCTGCCTTGGCCAGCACAGAAGCTTCCCGCGTCATTCACTCCCTTCAGACAGGCGATAGAGTCGGCGCGCATTCAGCCTCCCGCCCCCTTGTCCGTGCCGATACGGTTGCCCGCAGCACCTGACATGGCAATTCCAGCCGGGCTATCGGGCAGACCTGCCACCCTGCCTGCACCCTTTCTGGATCCGCGGTCCTCGTTTCCTTATACGCAACCGGAGTTCGATGGAACAGAACAGGCTGGACTGACACATCTCGAGCAGTATCTCCACGCACGAAGGCCACACACCTACAAACAGACCCGTAACGACCTGACCGGAACCGGGTACTCGAGCAAATGGTCTCCGTGGCTCGCAACAGGCTCGCTCTCGGCACGTGAAGTCATGTCTCAACTGCGCGGGTTTGAGGAATCTTACGGTGCCAATGACGGAAGCTACTGGCTGTGGTTCGAACTTCTCTGGCGCGACTATTTCCGTTTCCTGCACCGTCAATATGGACAAAAGCTCTACAGACAGAGGGGACTGGCAGACTTCCAGCCGCCCAGATTTCATGCGGCAAGCGGCTACGCCGGGCACAACGAGGAAGGATTCT
This sequence is a window from Orrella marina. Protein-coding genes within it:
- the ribA gene encoding GTP cyclohydrolase II, producing the protein MTDSSVCDFPSSITLMNIPAATLSEILRAESTALTRLDRVISELRRSGIILVRAGQEAYWISSAETVNETALETFMQLASGEPSLVITGQRASRLGFDVERDATVYCLHGFDVITQTLIERIADPASPLWASEAAAFDLEDVTVTRGGKVAQAVIALSKHAGLLPAVLATKADTSGSFDSVLEISSEEIWQGLHEATRQLQVVAQARVPLEDSENTRIVAFRPLDGGSEHLAIIVGEPDLNAPVLIRIHSECYTGDLLGSLRCDCGHQLRGAIALMATAGSGIVLYMAQEGRGIGLINKLRAYKLQDQGRDTVDANLDLGFEEDERDYHGAVQMLKLLGVKQVRLLTNNPRKVDSLTSLDVEVVERVAHIFPANRHNRGYLYTKGSRSGHLFNLTELETDPHKA
- a CDS encoding RibD family protein; translated protein: MQQKAHTGPVWSEILIDKFPQSGQIVIAQLGQSLDGQIATATGKSKYINGQAGLEHLHRLRAWADVVLVGVGTVHADDPRLNVRLVEGPDPDRVVIDPKGRVPVEARMFSEGDVRKVLMTAGVTHVKGLPDCVEVVSLGEQGGDIAPGELLDWMARQGWYKVLVEGGATTVTRFLQADCLDYLHLIVAPVLLGEGTPGLRLAPVRDLAAARRFSASTFALGQEQLVVCRF
- a CDS encoding LysR family transcriptional regulator — protein: MDLKQLNFNHLFYFWRVAKLGHLTQAANQIHISQSALSAQIRQLEDRLGESLFERAGRSLTLTATGQMVFSYAENIFGLGQEMLGRLQGSRDGLVSVRVGSVATMSRNYQENLLRPLLSDSTVTLTLESGLLEGLLDRLIRHQLDLVLANEPVSSDAQRPLLCRFLGSQAICVVGPANPWQARSLRIPEDLDGIEIAVPGLRHALRGQFEALCIAADVKPRIRAEVDDMAMLRLIARDSGWLTLLPEVVVQDELGTGMLTVVGQSDDLQENFYAITTPHRHRIERLDRLIMRRGQAGPPDQGPRSQ
- a CDS encoding NADH-quinone oxidoreductase subunit L, producing the protein MSFTIALVSGLALFVPSVLILYAIALTARQATDSSAHAAWKKFRRLTAITALASLIAAVAVWVAHPGTDPVWIIQDWLGLTRFSVIFALLVQGLGLVISTFSARYLEGEHRQIYYITWLACVLGSVQVLIFAQHWIILITAWSAVGLSMQKLLCFYPDRPFALLAARKKQLADRIADLLLILAAGLIWFEVGQGSLAALESHLAAGSAGLTLQIGSILLVVAILIRTALLPAHGWLTQVMEAPTPVSALLHAGVVNLGGFVLIQLAPLLDSVIWARWILIVMGLATTLLAGLVILTRVSIKVRLAWSTIAQMGFMVLECGLGLYTLAALHLIGHSLYKAHAFLRASSTVQDTRVRRMHQPVQYTWPNLVAAPALALLITIPMISLPVQSTGATGLPIWWAVLLAMAWSPLFWQGRQPANLHRFSFRIHLWKLASTFALIVMLSLIIRITHLVPLGVTDSPAPIAGWVSALAMSAFYAVLVCMQVCPARLETLRRWSYAGFYVDELYTRMTLRLWPGQWMPDQSNRRTASRLWMAGGDRPTMP
- a CDS encoding IlvD/Edd family dehydratase, which encodes MANADNQSDKPGLPGQQQGQQSRSGQAESRSGQSGGLSRGLTQYGDAGFSMFLRKAFIKGAGYTDQVLNKPIIGIASTGSAYNPCHGNMPQLLEALKRGIMLAGGLPMEFPTISLHESFSRPTSMYLRNLMSMDTEEMVRAQPMDAVVLIGGCDKTVPAQLMGAASAGIPAIELITGSMLTGSHRSERVGACTDCRRFWGKYRANEIDANEIREVNDQLVASVGTCSVMGTASTMACLSEALGMTVPGGASPPAVTADRMRIAEQTGTAAVDMARRGLTIDQILTADAFENAMRVLLAIGGSTNGLIHLTAIAGRTGYTIDLEAFDRMGRETPVLVNLKPSGQHYMEDFHAAGGMTTLLRELRPLLHLDAMTVTGRTLGEELDARPDSFDQTVIRPLSNPVYPQGGMAVLRGNLAPGGAIIKQSAADAGLMEHEARAVVFENAQDLADRIDDPDLDICDQDIIVLKNIGPKGGPGMPEAGYIPIPAKLARAGVKDIVRISDGRMSGTAFGTIVLHVTPESADGGPLAWVQTGDRIRLSVARRELSLLVSEEELAQRKHQNPVSPRGAARGYEKLYFDEINQADEGVDFRFLANPDAKGSIPRT
- a CDS encoding sensor histidine kinase; protein product: MIRSRGQQLIVDRMFRGFLMCLVMLAVSCAASAQSFLLQTAYYDDSSGRLTVDEVMAQSFTVFDGMLSEGYTDSVIWLRIRVKASDKPLYLTVKPHFLDTLTLYTSTAVPGVWSTQVAGDRVHNQGDERLNESHIFEIEPRQETTYYLRVKTTSTAMIEVQVLTFSDWYVQNMRTQSFQVPFIGLMFAILLWATSDFIVRREALVGWFVAVQVMQILFSLALMGYLAVFLPHSFNLDLLTSVIIQGSIAVTMLFHRMLIRPFQPSRWAVRVLDFLIFLAAIEITLILFGFPRQGLQLGTINLLFFIPTLLWLGYSTKVDAVPGRIALRVAYNALALALAIVIMPLLGWGQSVDFYINALTTQGVVSAIIMGVFLYRRSSEMEKSAIADQLKLERVEQGLRDHQLKLDEQRQFMDMLSHELKTPISVIQLTLDTLSFPDKKRVRLERALRTMSEVIDRCRLSTQIDEQRLSVVNESFDLAEMVEEVTDACLEPGKVDLDVDSVMVDSDRQLLSVVIHNLVDNAIKYSPATARVKVELGTATGRFARGTSLTVTNKFLGNQPPDSRAIFEKYVRGPTATGLSGSGLGLHLCRRLVQMLGGSLTCQVLDHQIVFTLWLPDSA